From one Streptomyces spiramyceticus genomic stretch:
- a CDS encoding enhanced serine sensitivity protein SseB translates to MDYPDFPAPAHPHGGGGWPGNELEEVLAASLGNPAAGARIVEVLGRSQVWVPLPSGGGPDSPDLDLPTLEIQGAAYVPVFSSEQQLRQCAGPHMSFAVAPAREFARGLPPQLGIAVNPDGAVGVPLPPAAVAELCRAGRTPLDGPAGGARVRLFEPDWQEEPVDFLAAAAGEFEESRVVVTARRVLASIEGESPTLFVGVQLSSWEAADGSAPMDALGRALGRVQVPWPVNLLLLDVAKDPVADWMLERVRPFYTRA, encoded by the coding sequence GTGGATTACCCAGACTTTCCGGCACCCGCCCATCCGCACGGCGGCGGCGGCTGGCCGGGCAATGAACTCGAAGAGGTCCTGGCCGCCTCCTTGGGCAACCCCGCCGCGGGTGCCCGCATAGTCGAGGTGCTCGGCCGCAGCCAGGTATGGGTGCCGCTGCCGTCCGGCGGCGGCCCAGACTCGCCGGACCTGGATCTGCCGACCCTGGAGATCCAGGGCGCGGCGTACGTCCCCGTCTTCAGCTCCGAGCAGCAGCTCCGCCAGTGCGCCGGACCCCACATGTCCTTCGCCGTCGCCCCCGCCCGCGAGTTCGCCCGCGGCCTGCCCCCGCAGCTGGGCATCGCCGTGAACCCCGACGGTGCGGTCGGCGTGCCGCTGCCGCCGGCCGCCGTCGCCGAGCTGTGCCGGGCCGGCCGTACGCCGCTGGACGGACCGGCCGGCGGCGCCCGGGTGCGGCTCTTCGAGCCGGACTGGCAGGAGGAGCCGGTCGACTTCCTCGCCGCCGCCGCGGGGGAGTTCGAGGAAAGCCGGGTGGTGGTCACCGCCCGCAGGGTGCTCGCGAGCATTGAGGGCGAGTCCCCGACGCTCTTCGTCGGCGTACAGCTGTCGTCCTGGGAGGCCGCCGACGGCAGTGCCCCGATGGACGCCCTCGGCCGGGCGCTCGGCCGGGTCCAGGTGCCCTGGCCGGTCAACCTGCTTCTGCTGGACGTCGCCAAGGACCCTGTCGCCGACTGGATGCTGGAAAGGGTGCGGCCCTTCTACACCCGCGCCTGA
- a CDS encoding ABC transporter permease, whose amino-acid sequence MTAPLHDTSAAETAAVDVAADVPAKAIEGRSPWKIAWVRLKRDKVALAGGVVVVFLILVAVFAPLIVSLLGHPPNEFHEDQIDPLLGTPVGSLGGMSSDFLFGVEPINGRDVFSRVVYGARISLLVAFLAAMFAVLLGSVFGVIAGYFGGWVDAAISRVMDVLLAFPQLLFIIALVSVLPNELFGITGSGVRIGALIVVIGFFGWPYVGRIVRGQTLSLREREYVEAARSLGAGRSYILFRELLPNLVAPITVYTTLMIPTNILTEAALSFLGAGVKPPTASWGQMLSKAVSTYESDPMFMVIPGLAIFVTVLAFNLFGDGVRDALDPKGSR is encoded by the coding sequence ATGACGGCACCACTGCACGACACGAGCGCGGCCGAGACCGCGGCCGTTGACGTCGCGGCCGATGTCCCGGCGAAAGCCATCGAAGGCCGTTCGCCATGGAAGATCGCCTGGGTGCGGCTCAAGCGCGACAAGGTAGCGCTGGCCGGCGGCGTAGTCGTGGTGTTCCTGATCCTGGTCGCGGTCTTCGCGCCCTTGATCGTCAGTCTCCTGGGACACCCGCCGAACGAGTTCCACGAAGACCAGATCGACCCGCTGCTCGGCACGCCGGTCGGCTCACTGGGCGGCATGAGCTCCGACTTCCTCTTCGGGGTCGAGCCGATCAACGGGCGCGACGTGTTCAGCCGTGTCGTCTACGGAGCCCGCATCTCGCTGCTCGTCGCATTCCTCGCGGCCATGTTCGCCGTTCTGCTCGGCTCGGTCTTCGGCGTCATCGCCGGCTATTTCGGCGGCTGGGTCGACGCGGCGATCAGCCGGGTCATGGACGTTCTTCTCGCCTTCCCCCAGCTGCTGTTCATCATCGCGCTGGTCTCGGTCCTTCCCAACGAGCTGTTCGGCATCACGGGAAGCGGGGTGCGGATCGGTGCGCTCATCGTCGTCATCGGCTTCTTCGGCTGGCCGTACGTCGGCCGCATCGTGCGCGGTCAGACCCTCTCGCTGAGGGAGCGCGAGTACGTCGAGGCGGCACGCAGCCTCGGCGCCGGCCGGTCGTACATCCTCTTCCGGGAACTGCTGCCGAACCTGGTGGCGCCCATCACCGTGTACACGACGCTGATGATCCCCACCAACATCCTCACGGAAGCGGCACTGAGCTTCCTGGGCGCCGGGGTCAAGCCTCCGACGGCCTCCTGGGGACAGATGCTTTCCAAGGCGGTGAGCACCTACGAGAGCGACCCGATGTTCATGGTGATCCCGGGTCTGGCCATCTTCGTCACCGTACTGGCCTTCAACCTCTTCGGTGACGGAGTGCGTGACGCCCTTGATCCCAAGGGATCGCGCTGA
- a CDS encoding enhanced serine sensitivity protein SseB C-terminal domain-containing protein, translated as MSASGTAAAGQVEHMLRQVTPGRYDAYEALLRALADPAGGQVWMLLWHGQAGSPDAQYGNMEIDGLGYAPCVTSAQELAASGWSRAYEVISGRDIARALFPDRWGIWLNPHAPGGGVGIPWLDLRRIASGLDRMPAGPLRLSEPAIEIPQFYALLTQNAHRTPAVRSLRRAWVQPALGAPYLAVGLDLYDTSQQSVDAVRTMMQQSIGVVPDGLPVSTVAMSDEYDPVSMWLRANARPFYDREAHAPAAPSSTASGYGYPAPRAY; from the coding sequence GTGAGCGCGTCAGGCACTGCGGCGGCCGGGCAGGTCGAGCACATGCTGCGCCAGGTGACACCCGGGCGGTACGACGCCTATGAGGCGCTGCTGCGCGCCCTCGCCGACCCGGCGGGCGGCCAGGTCTGGATGCTCCTCTGGCACGGCCAGGCGGGCTCGCCCGACGCGCAGTACGGAAACATGGAGATCGACGGCCTCGGTTACGCCCCGTGCGTCACGTCCGCCCAGGAGCTCGCCGCGAGCGGCTGGAGCCGGGCGTACGAAGTGATTTCCGGCCGCGACATCGCGCGCGCACTCTTCCCCGACCGCTGGGGCATCTGGCTCAACCCGCACGCCCCCGGCGGCGGCGTCGGCATCCCGTGGCTCGACCTGCGGCGCATCGCGAGCGGGCTCGACCGGATGCCCGCCGGGCCGCTGCGGCTGTCCGAACCGGCCATCGAGATCCCCCAGTTCTACGCCCTGCTCACGCAGAACGCCCACCGTACGCCCGCAGTCCGCTCGCTGCGCCGCGCTTGGGTGCAGCCTGCGCTGGGGGCGCCCTATCTGGCCGTCGGACTCGACCTCTACGACACGAGCCAGCAGTCGGTGGACGCGGTGCGCACGATGATGCAGCAGTCGATCGGTGTGGTTCCCGACGGCCTGCCCGTCTCCACCGTCGCGATGTCCGACGAGTACGACCCGGTCTCGATGTGGCTGCGTGCCAACGCCCGCCCGTTCTACGACCGCGAGGCGCACGCACCCGCCGCCCCCTCCTCCACCGCGTCCGGCTACGGCTACCCCGCTCCCCGCGCCTACTGA